Proteins from one Aspergillus nidulans FGSC A4 chromosome VIII genomic window:
- a CDS encoding HD domain-containing protein (transcript_id=CADANIAT00002428), with amino-acid sequence MSEDPLIAPISAFVTKCMKDYDPSHNPAHINRVVNLALRILQSEEAKTPKPIDKLTVHLAALLHDISDRKYLPQDSEQDANTIPPHKLVEYILLKHGADATLAQRVQTIVSHVSYTTECKDPSAIRRLIKDEGLVELAIVQDADRLDALGAIGIGRCFTFLGAKGRDMLKEGEEWEMENSIRHFGEKLERLEGMMKTETGKKMARSRTERLVEFRRWWEEEIGDISSN; translated from the coding sequence ATGTCTGAGGATCCGCTCATCGCACCAATTTCAGCTTTTGTAACGAAATGCATGAAAGATTACGATCCAAGCCATAATCCAGCGCATATCAATCGCGTTGTGAATCTTGCATTGCGAATCCTCCAGTCTGAAGAGGCCAAAACGCCCAAGCCCATAGACAAACTCACCGTCCACCTTGCGGCCCTACTGCACGATATCAGCGACAGGAAGTATCTTCCCCAAGATTCAGAGCAGGACGCAAATACAATCCCCCCGCACAAACTAGTCGAGtatatcctcctcaagcaTGGCGCTGATGCGACCCTGGCCCAGCGCGTACAAACGATTGTTTCGCATGTCTCGTATACGACGGAGTGTAAAGACCCGTCAGCTATAAGGCGGTTGATTAAGGATGAAGGGCTGGTTGAGCTGGCGATTGTGCAGGATGCAGATCGGCTGGATGCGCTGGGCGCTATTGGGATCGGACGGTGCTTTACGTTCTTGGGTGCGAAAGGAAGGGATATGTTaaaggagggtgaggagtGGGAAATGGAGAATTCGATAAGGCATTTTGGCGAGAAATTGGAAAGATTGGAGGGAATGATGAAGACGGAGACagggaagaagatggctAGGTCCAGGACGGAGAGGCTGGTGGAATTTCGAAggtggtgggaggaggagattgggGATATTTCTTCTAACTGA
- a CDS encoding uncharacterized protein (transcript_id=CADANIAT00002429), which produces MLPAASDDLSRQQSRLPGDIGPVEDTIPAKPDNETGGKSKKKGKKNKGAKVTSRVPVDDLIEGSSPSQAEPSSYPDLPPEPQTEPTTIASPVLDALGSLRDTPEQDFAYRTNNWAKSIPFGKSPPKDGYEDDFVSGSPFGGFLTSQDKGGFSHPSSASPPPRTRPMSYGNGYSSGAFSRQQSADRHKSQSANIPFSDRIPPPHLPQPHFYRAPDIDIPSLSGQSRTPTDSQYSFCAFDTISSPPFKSSRMGGTVLLVGSDGTLEVLTIEDRKARPIGRLNGLNGRVVEAKILAGDNLASGSRPHVAIILHGPCIPSDDEGHVSSNGSESNDLPTGGRYSSADRRQIRDDTRFYQTRVEVYSLRTGDHISTLFTTKPSPCFENLPGLANLAPSPIGNLRLFTSGSYLILGSGISGEIYIYNINGYQCLGKTWTSIQSREARRYSTSSSSTDPDGSRNDSPHGTAKADNPIVALNGRWLAIVPPSSTYRASLGGTVPAPLVKGKIFGLETRSPPSRPATTCVTDVGEGESFLDKVARGVTQEFVRGARWMSDQGLQAWNSYWNKDQQQNSQQRRSQAMDFPQGYSIFPPTHAQDTQNTSPAEPDLVSILDLKKLDEGGDSKSAIMFSPVATFQVPNGCSFLSFSPSGLMLLTASKKGDVQYIWDLMQAKHCRAGLFLTEDSATVSASVRQVARYSRLTESHIVDVIWCPPSGDRLAVITLKGTVHVFDLPRTAFQWPPFRRARPTRGRQSPKDVGSEELTMRTTNANPLSTAIKLVGGKTQPIFEAVRGRAPSAGAAFPAMNGFTIPTAAGIGGKAVAAGLSKSMGAAASGTVNTLRHVGENRLHISGFTREPAASRVTWVLHKGQPFLALVANGYFRLYRIKRSMLPNRSRQPQLVVGSKEVEFRLPANLSSSCGPMGISSFNPELMVCASLTLPSATARPSASSKLKCQPLSQAELETNAPYQPFHTDQRVSLFTYSETGEADGSTTATPGGQWVFGGSMGMSKLHVRRVSISSEDEGDVAMHELQQGPGGGIVNTISMGNSTGNVEEVVITTRRKKKHSSPFQAGGEDGFFEDDCEVLDFAVDRV; this is translated from the exons ATGCTCCCGGCAGCTTCGGACGACTTGTCTCGCCAGCAGAGCCGGTTACCGGGCGACATAGGCCCCGTGGAAGACACAATCCCCGCCAAGCCAGATAATGAGACTGGGggaaagagcaagaaaaagggaaagaaaaacaagGGTGCCAAGGTGACTTCAAGGGTCCCCGTGGACGATTT GATAGAAGGATCCTCACCCTCGCAGGCCGAACCATCATCTTATCCTGATTTGCCTCCTGAACCGCAGACCGAGCCCACTACTATCGCATCACCTGTTCTCGATGCTCTGGGTTCGCTTAGAGATACCCCTGAGCAAGACTTCGCCTATCGCACAAATAACTGGGCCAAATCCATCCCGTTTGGAAAGAGTCCCCCGAAAGATGGTTATGAAGATGACTTCGTCAGCGGATCCCCCTTTGGTGGTTTTCTGACGAGCCAGGATAAAGGCGGTTTCAGCCATCCGTCTTCCGCCTCTCCGCCACCCAGAACAAGGCCTATGAGCTACGGGAATGGATATTCAAGCGGCGCCTTCTCTCGGCAGCAGTCTGCTGATAGACATAAGAGTCAATCTGCCAACATTCCCTTCAGTGACCGGATACCTCCCCCTCATTTACCGCAGCCTCACTTCTACCGAGCCCCTGACATCGACATTCCATCGCTCTCCGGCCAAAGTCGAACGCCAACGGACTCGCAGTATTCATTCTGCGCATTCGACACCATCTCGAGCCCACCGTTTAAGTCTTCACGCATGGGCGGCAccgttcttcttgttggTAGCGATGGTACGCTGGAGGTTTTGACTATTGAAGATCGCAAGGCACGCCCTATTGGAAGGTTGAATGGACTGAATGGCCGGGTCGTTGAAGCGAAAATACTTGCAGGTGACAACTTAGCTTCGGGATCCCGGCCGCATGTCGCTATCATCCTTCATGGCCCTTGTATTCCATCCGACGACGAGGGTCATGTGTCTTCTAATGGCTCTGAATCGAATGACCTCCCCACCGGAGGACGGTATTCTAGTGCTGATAGGCGTCAGATCAGAGATGACACACGGTTCTACCAAACAAGGGTTGAGGTATACTCTCTTAGAACTGGAGATCACATTTCAACCCTCTTCACAACGAAGCCTAGCCCGTGCTTTGAGAACCTCCCTGGACTTGCGAATTTGGCGCCATCTCCAATCGGGAATTTGAGGCTCTTTACAAGTGGCAGCTACCTTATCCTAGGATCTGGTATCAGTGGCGAAATCTACATTTATAATATTAATGGATACCAGTGCCTAGGGAAGACCTGGACTAGTATTCAGTCGAGGGAAGCAAGACGCTACTCGACATCTTCGAGTTCAACGGATCCGGATGGGTCTCGAAATGACTCACCTCACGGAACTGCCAAAGCTGATAATCCAATTGTTGCATTGAACGGAAGATGGTTAGCTATCGTACCGCCGTCATCTACATATCGAGCATCTCTGGGAGGAACAGTACCAGCGCCTTTGGTGAAAGGGAAAATCTTCGGTCTGGAGACTCGTAGTCCCCCTTCCCGACCAGCGACTACCTGCGTAACTGATGTCGGTGAGGGCGAAAGCTTTCTGGACAAAGTTGCTAGGGGTGTTACGCAGGAGTTCGTGCGAGGAGCTCGCTGGATGAGCGATCAGGGCTTGCAGGCCTGGAATAGTTATTGGAACAAGGATCAGCAGCAAAATTCCCAGCAGCGCCGCTCCCAAGCAATGGACTTTCCGCAAGGATACAGCATCTTTCCTCCAACCCATGCTCAAGACACACAGAACACTTCTCCAGCCGAACCAGATCTTGTATCAATCCTcgatctgaagaagcttgacgAAGGTGGAGACTCGAAGAGCGCAATCATGTTCAGCCCTGTTGCCACATTCCAAGTACCGAATGGCTGCAGCTTTTTGTCCTTCTCTCCTAGTGGCCTCATGCTCCTCACAGCGAGCAAGAAAGGGGATGTTCAATATATATGGGATCTCATGCAGGCGAAGCACTGTCGCGCTGGGCTTTTCTTGACCGAGGACTCGGCTACAGTATCCGCGAGTGTGCGTCAGGTCGCACGGTACTCACGGTTGACAGAGTCGCATATCGTGGATGTAATATGGTGTCCGCCTTCTGGTGATCGTCTGGCCGTGATTACCCTCAAAGGCACAGTACATGTCTTCGACCTCCCGCGAACTGCTTTTCAATGGCCTCCTTTCCGCAGGGCTCGGCCAACGCGAGGTAGACAATCGCCAAAAGACGTTGGCTCTGAGGAATTAACCATGCGCACGACAAATGCGAATCCCCTATCAACCGCCATCAAGCTTGTGGGTGGCAAGACACAGCCTATCTTTGAAGCTGTTAGAGGCCGAGCCCCATCAGCTGGGGCGGCATTTCCTGCGATGAATGGCTTTACGATCCCGACCGCTGCGGGCATAGGCGGgaaagctgttgctgctggtctcAGCAAGTCAATGGGAGCTGCCGCTAGTGGCACGGTAAATACTCTGCGTCATGTTGGTGAGAACCGGCTTCATATTTCTGGGTTTACACGCGAGCCCGCTGCATCGCGGGTCACTTGGGTCCTTCACAAGGGTCAGCCATTCTTGGCTCTTGTAGCAAATGGCTACTTCCGATTGTACAGGATCAAGCGGTCCATGCTGCCCAATAGATCACGGCAACCGCAGCTAGTTGTTGGAAGCAAGGAAGTTGAATTTCGGCTGCCTGCGAATCTGTCCAGCTCCTGCGGCCCTATGGGAATCAGCAGTTTCAATCCAGAATTGATGGTTTGTGCATCTTTGACTCTTCCGTCCGCAACTGCACGACCCTCCGCGTCATCAAAGCTCAAGTGCCAGCCGCTTTCCCAGGCAGAGCTTGAAACCAACGCACCATATCAACCCTTCCACACTGACCAGAGAGTTAGTCTGTTTACTTACTCTGAAACGGGTGAGGCGGATGGCTCAACCACTGCGACGCCAGGAGGCCAGTGGGTATTTGGCGGAAGTATGGGCATGTCCAAGCTACATGTTCGCCGTGTCAGCATCAgtagcgaggatgaaggtgacgTTGCTATGCATGAACTTCAACAGGGGCCAGGTGGAGGTATCGTGAATACGATCAGCATGGGAAACAGCACTGGGAACGTGGAGGAAGTGGTAATCACCACACgacggaagaagaaacattCGTCACCGTTCCAGgctggcggcgaggatggatTCTTCGAAGACGACTGTGAGGTTTTGGACTTTGCCGTTGACCGGGTCTGA